The Erythrobacter litoralis HTCC2594 nucleotide sequence GTCGCGAATGCCCGGCACTAACCCTGCGCCCTTTCGCGCTCCTTCGCGAGCTTCGCTTCGCGCGCTGCGCGCATCTCGGCGAAATCGTCGCCGGCGTGATAGCTCGACCGGGTCAACGGGCTGGAGGCGACCTGCAGGAACCCCTTGGCACGGGCGATGGCACCGAACGCGTCGAATGCCTTCGGGGTCACGAAATCCTCCACCTTGGCATGCTTGGGCGTCGGCTGAAGATATTGCCCCATGGTGATGAAGTCGACATCGGCGCTGCGCATATCATCCATGACCTGATGAACCTCGAGCCGCTGCTCGCCCAGGCCGAGCATGATCCCCGACTTGGTGAAGATCATCGGATCGTGGCTCTTCACTTCTTCAAGCAGGCGCAGCGACGCGTAATAGCGCGCACCCGGGCGGATCGTCGGGTAAAGCCGCGGCACGGTTTCGAGGTTATGGTTGTAAACGTCCGGCCCGGCTTCGCAAATTGCCTCCACGGCAGCGCGCATCTTGCCGCGGAAATCGGGGGTCAATATCTCGATTGTGGTATCGGGAGTCTCGCGGCGCAGTGCCTCGATCACTTTCACAAACTGTCCCGCGCCACCATCGGGCAGGTCGTCGCGATCGACGCTGGTGATGACGATGTGCTGGAGCCCCATCTTTGCCGCCGCGATGGCCGTATTCTCGGGCTCCATCGGATCGACGATCCGCGGCATACCGGTCTTGACGTTGCAGAAGGCGCAGGCGCGCGTGCATACGTCACCGAGGATCATCACCGTCGCGTGCTTCTTGGTCCAGCACTCGCCGATATTGGGGCAGGCCGCTTCCTCGCACACCGTATTGAGGTTGAGTTCGCGCATCAGCTTGCGCGTCTCGTGATAGCCCTTGCTGACAGGCGCCTTGACCCGGATCCAGTCCGGCTTGCGCTGGCGCGCCGGGCGATCCCCTTCCGGGGCGGGCGTGGAGGAGAGATCGTTCATGCCGCCCATCTAGGGAAACTGGGTGTACCACGCAATGGTACGGGGCTGCCGTTCCGGTCCGCATAGCTATTCTCAATCCGCGCGATAGCTTCCACCGCAATCGAAGTTGCACGATTGTCACAAACGAAGCGTTTGGCTAGCAGCGGTGCCATGGACCCGACACTGATCCAGACCTTCACTTCGCCGGTCGTCCTTTTCTTCGTGCTCGGCATATTGGCCGCTTTCGCCCGCTCGGACCTCGCCATTCCGGAAGCGATTGCAAAGGGCATGTCGCTCTACCTGATGGCGGCCATCGGCCTCAAAGGCGGCGTGGCGGTTTCGAAATCGGGGATCGATGGCACGGTGCTGGCGGCCCTGGCAGCAGGCATCGCCGCGAGTTTCCTCATTCCCTTTTTCGCCAATGCCGTCCTCAAGACGATCGGCAGGCTCGACCGGATCAATGCCGGTGCCGTCGCAGCGCATTACGGCTCGGTCAGTGTGGTGACCTTCGTGACGGCGGTCGAAGTGCTGGAATTGCAGGGCAAGCCGCCGGGTGGCTATATGGTCGCGGTCATGGCGGCGATGGAAACGCCGGCAATTCTTACCGGTCTGCTGCTCGCGCGCGGCCTCGGTGGCGACAACGAACAGAAGACCGGCGAACTGCTCCACGAGGTTTTCTTCAACGCTTCCGTCGTCCTGCTATTGGGTGCCTTCGCGATCGGCATGATCGGCGGGGCGGACGGCTTTTCCGAGGTCAGTCCGTTCTTCGAAGCAGGCTTCAAAGGTGTGCTTTGCCTCTTCCTGCTCGACATGGGTTTGATCGCGGCGCGCAGGATGATGGATGCCCGCTCGGTGACGTGGCGATTGGTAGTGATCGCGATAGGCCTGCCACTGATCAACGGTGTTCTGGGAGCGGGCATTGGAACGCTGATAGCACTCGACGTCGGTTCGGCAGCAGCCCTGGGTGTGCTGTTCGCGAGTGCGAGCTACATCGCGGTGCCGGCGGCGATGCGCCTGGCGCTGCCCGAGGCTGACCCCGGTATCTATCTCACCATGTCGCTCAGCATTACCTTCCCCTTCAACATCCTGATCAACATCGGCCTCATCAGCGCTTTCGCTACGATGATCGCCGGAATGGGAGCAGGCGCGCCATGATCGAGACCGTAACCCGCAAACGCATCGAAATCCTTGCCGACACGGCGCTTCTCACGCGCGTGACCGATGCCATCGAGCGCGCAGACATCACCGGTTGGTCGGTCACACCGGTATTGTCCGGCAAGGGCAGCGACGGCCATTGGCGCGAAGAACGCGTGATGGGCACGGACAAGGTCATCGTGCTAACGATAGCTGCGGAAGACAAGGCCATGGCGCTTGCGGAAGACCTCGCCCCCGTGCTTACGAAATATGGATTCATCCTGAGCATGTGGGACGTACAGGTTATCCGGGGGGAGCGCTTCTAGGTATCGGCGCCTCTCCATTGAGGGAGGGACAGATGCCCGAATATGCCGAGCTGCTAAGAGGCTACCGTCGCTTTCGCGAAGGCACCTACCCGCGCCAGCGCGCGCGGTTCGAGGAAACGGCCATGGAAGGCCAGCACCCTAAGCTGATGATCATCGGCTGCAGCGACAGCCGCGTCGATCCGGCGCAAATCTTCGATGTCGATCCGGGCGAGATCTTTGTGGTCCGCAATGTCGCCGCGCTCGTGCCGCCATTCGAGACGACGCCGGGTCTCCATGGGGTATCGGCCGCGGTCGAGTTCGCCGTGCAGATGCTGGAGGTGAAGCAGATCCTGGTCATGGGACACGGCCGCTGCGGCGGTTGCAAGGCGGCACTGACGGAAAATCTTGCCGCCGCCTCTCCCGGCGAGGGCGGATTCGTCGCCAACTGGATCAAACTTCTCGACGAAGCCCGGAAACCGGTGGCAGAGAAACACGGGACATCGGGTCGCGAGGCGGAATTGGCGATGGAGTTCGCCGCCGTCCGTCAAAGCCTGGCCAATCTGCGCACGTTTCCGTGGGTCGCCGAAAAGGAGACGGCTGGCGAAATCAAGCTGCGCGGGGCGCACTTCTCGATCAAGGAAGGGGTGCTCTATTCGCTCGACGAAGACACGGGCGAATTTCTTCCCGAAGACTAATTGCTTGCCCTCTATCGACCCGAGGACCATCTAGCGCGCCATGCCCGATACCGAACTAAAAAACATCGCCCTGCTGATCGATGCCGACAATACGACGCCGAAAGGGATTGATCCGGTGCTGACCGTGATGGCCGAACTGGGTCAGGTGAACATCAAGCGCGCCTACGGCAATTTTGCAAAAAACAATCTCCAGAACTGGGACAAGATCACCCACAAATACGGCATCCGTCCGCAGCAGCAGTTCGACCTGACGGCCGGCAAGAATGCGACCGACATGGCGATGACGATCGATGCGATCGACCTGCTCTACCAGGGGAAGGTCGACGGTTTCGGGATCATGAGCTCCGACAGCGACTTCACGCCGCTCGTGACGCGGCTGAGGCAGGACGGGCTGGTGGTCTATGGCTTCGGGAGCACCAAGAAAACGCCCGATGCATTCAAGTCTGCGTGTACCCGCTTCATCGACATCGACGCCCTGATCAAGGGGGCCGAAGACGAAGGGCAGGATACGCCCGGCGGCAGCGGCAAGTCAGCGCCGCGCAAGGGCACAGTCGATGACGATCTCGTGGCTTTGCTCGGCACCGCCTGGAAGGCCGCCAAGCGCGACGAGGAAGGCTTCGCCGCCCTCAGCGAAGTCGGCAACATTGCCGGCAACCGGTCAAGCTTCGATGTGCGCAATTACGGGTTCAAGCGCCTGTCAGAACTCGCGCGTTCACTGGCCCAGTTCGAAGTCAAACCCGGCGACAACGGCCAGTTGATGATCAAGCGCCTGCGCTGATACTCCGATTATCGGTCGCGCATGAAAAAGCGGGACAGGTTGCCCTGCCCCGCTCTCTCGATAGCAATGCAGTGAAGCTTAGCCTCCGGCGGCTTCGCTTTCCTGTGCGACATAGATTTCCCACAGTCGCGCGATATTGGCGCGCGGTCCGGTCTGGATCTTGGCAAAGGTCTCGGCCGCTTCGGCATATTTGCCCTGATCGGCCTGAGCGATCCCGAGACGCGTGAGCATCCGGTCGCGCTCTACGCCCGGCAAGGTCAGCGCCTTGGTGTAGAATTCCTCCGCCTTGGCCGGTTGGCCGTAGCTCAGGAATGCGTCGCCGGCAGCCATGACGGTGGGAAGCGAGGAACCATTGCGCGCGTCCCGCTCCAGCGACGGCAGTTCGGCCTGGTCGGACGCGATGCGACTACGCGCGCCGTTAAGTGCCTCTGCGACATACACATCGCCGCTTTCGAGCATGCCCGACTGGATGCCTTCCTCGGCAATCACCTTCACTTCGCCCGGCAGGCGACGGAAATCGGCGAATTCGATGTAGTCGATATAATCGCGCGCATTACGCATCGCATCGACACGCTTGGCCAGACGCAGCAGGTCGAGCGACGTCTGGTTGTCGTAGTCGACCAGGTTGCGCTGGATGGAAATCGCATCGCCCCAGCTGTCCTGCGACGGATACATTTCGGCATACATGCGTGAGTAATTGATCGCCTGGTCTGCCACATCGTTCTGGTAAGCAACGGTGATGCCGCGGCGCAGCCATGCCTCGTCGACCGTTTCACCGGCGGCCTGCTTGGCCGCGATGATTTCACCGAGATAGGTCAGGCCGGCGGCGTGCTGGCCTTCGTTGAAATACGTCTCGGCGATGATCGCTTCGGGATCGTTGGCGTTGTACCCAAGGTCGACCGCGCGCTTGATAAAATCGCGCGCTGCCGCCCAGTCTTCTTCCTGATAGGCCAGCTGGCCGGCGAGGAAAGTGTACTGCGCAACGTTCTCGGCCGGCGTCCTGCCGCTTTCGAGCATCAGGCCGACGCCCTTACGCTGCAGCGCCATA carries:
- a CDS encoding carbonic anhydrase; its protein translation is MPEYAELLRGYRRFREGTYPRQRARFEETAMEGQHPKLMIIGCSDSRVDPAQIFDVDPGEIFVVRNVAALVPPFETTPGLHGVSAAVEFAVQMLEVKQILVMGHGRCGGCKAALTENLAAASPGEGGFVANWIKLLDEARKPVAEKHGTSGREAELAMEFAAVRQSLANLRTFPWVAEKETAGEIKLRGAHFSIKEGVLYSLDEDTGEFLPED
- a CDS encoding P-II family nitrogen regulator, coding for MIETVTRKRIEILADTALLTRVTDAIERADITGWSVTPVLSGKGSDGHWREERVMGTDKVIVLTIAAEDKAMALAEDLAPVLTKYGFILSMWDVQVIRGERF
- a CDS encoding sodium-dependent bicarbonate transport family permease, whose product is MDPTLIQTFTSPVVLFFVLGILAAFARSDLAIPEAIAKGMSLYLMAAIGLKGGVAVSKSGIDGTVLAALAAGIAASFLIPFFANAVLKTIGRLDRINAGAVAAHYGSVSVVTFVTAVEVLELQGKPPGGYMVAVMAAMETPAILTGLLLARGLGGDNEQKTGELLHEVFFNASVVLLLGAFAIGMIGGADGFSEVSPFFEAGFKGVLCLFLLDMGLIAARRMMDARSVTWRLVVIAIGLPLINGVLGAGIGTLIALDVGSAAALGVLFASASYIAVPAAMRLALPEADPGIYLTMSLSITFPFNILINIGLISAFATMIAGMGAGAP
- a CDS encoding NYN domain-containing protein, giving the protein MPDTELKNIALLIDADNTTPKGIDPVLTVMAELGQVNIKRAYGNFAKNNLQNWDKITHKYGIRPQQQFDLTAGKNATDMAMTIDAIDLLYQGKVDGFGIMSSDSDFTPLVTRLRQDGLVVYGFGSTKKTPDAFKSACTRFIDIDALIKGAEDEGQDTPGGSGKSAPRKGTVDDDLVALLGTAWKAAKRDEEGFAALSEVGNIAGNRSSFDVRNYGFKRLSELARSLAQFEVKPGDNGQLMIKRLR
- the lipA gene encoding lipoyl synthase — protein: MNDLSSTPAPEGDRPARQRKPDWIRVKAPVSKGYHETRKLMRELNLNTVCEEAACPNIGECWTKKHATVMILGDVCTRACAFCNVKTGMPRIVDPMEPENTAIAAAKMGLQHIVITSVDRDDLPDGGAGQFVKVIEALRRETPDTTIEILTPDFRGKMRAAVEAICEAGPDVYNHNLETVPRLYPTIRPGARYYASLRLLEEVKSHDPMIFTKSGIMLGLGEQRLEVHQVMDDMRSADVDFITMGQYLQPTPKHAKVEDFVTPKAFDAFGAIARAKGFLQVASSPLTRSSYHAGDDFAEMRAAREAKLAKERERAQG